Genomic segment of Arachis stenosperma cultivar V10309 chromosome 4, arast.V10309.gnm1.PFL2, whole genome shotgun sequence:
TTAGATGGACCCCTTGAAgggtgaaaaaatttgaattttaggtGAGATTCTgtcgaaatttttataagattttgagtgaaattgaaaaattaaaattatatatgtttAGGGTTGGTGAAATTAATTGTGTTTCCATTAGTGTTAGTAATATATTCATTTTGCAGACATGATGACAGGTAGCAGAATTAGATCGAATAGGTCACGTGGTCGTGGCCGAGGGCGGAGTTCCACCGAATTCCCAAGGACTGCCCAGTTATCGCCCTCTAGCCCAACTACTTATTTGATCCCTGTGACGTCACAGGCGACTTCAGCGAACTAGCAGTTCATCATAGTTCTAAACCTGAACTGCATGCCTCCTACTATTACATCCCTACAGATAGATCCATCAGCAACAAACATCGTAGTGGTTGATTCCTCTAGTGCCCCCCAAGAGGATGCTCCCACCACTGTCCGTGATCTGGATAAGGATTTGGTAGGATGGCAAACAAGCGTGAATACTCGTCTATTTTAAAACTTTCAATCCGCAATCTATTTTGAAATTGTTAAGATTATATGTGTTTGCTAATTTAAGTTTTTTCATCGATAAATTCACCCCAAACAATAATGCTTGCACGCAGAAAATTACGGAGATCATCAGGTCTATGCACGACAACGTGTGACTGACCTATATCAAGGTCCCTTCTAAAGTCAGAGTACGTTAGTTCTAGAAGTGACCagtataattttaatttattcaattaattAACTGTATGTGAGCTGTATTTTATTTCGACTATATAATATTGAATCACTATGTACAGTTAAAATTTAATCACATCCTAAGTTTGTCTCTGCATTTTTGCAACATCTTTATTGATAGGTTTTGTCAAAATATCAACAATTTTTTCATGCATGATGAGTGTGTATGTAGGCATCGGATTGGTGGATAGCATGCCCAATTTCTTTAACAATTCATCGCATAATTCTATTGATTCGGCATGACACTGTCATTGTTCAGccaaaccaagaaaataattgAAAGTGTGCAAGTCTTTCAAAGGAAATACATTATATTAAGATGTTTAATTAACAAATCAATTTCTGCACTACTATTGCCAGCAAGAATAATGTCATCTAGATAAgctaaaagatataaaatagaAGAGTTGGTACGTCTAGCAAATAGGAAGACATCAAAATGAATATTATTTTGAAAACCAAACCTCTTTAATGTGGTAGTGATCGAAGTTTGAAACCAAGCTCTCGGTTCTTGCCTTAAACCATTTATCGTTTTATGCAATTTACATACCAGGCCAGCATTATAATCAATAAAACCCTCAGGTTGTTGCACCAAAAAGCTAGCTCTATAGAGCTTATTTTTGAGAAAAGTAAAATTTGTAATACACTTTTTTTACGCTCTGAAATAATGATTTGGAGTGCAAACATTTACAAGATGACCCAAATCGCCCAAGAATATTAGAGCAAATAAATTCCGATATCATATATGaaagaataatagaaaaaaCAAGGCTAAGGAGTTTTGGAATGCATGAATATTATTGAagcaaaaatattatttatatattaaattagtcactagtattaatttatttttaatgtttattttatattttaatatatattttttattaataactaGTTTTATTTGGTGGCTAATTTAAGTTTATACCTAACCCTATCAGCTAAACTTACATACTGCCATACTAACTAACCAAACCTTGCCTAAAATAATAGAAGTTACTTATTTACTCTACTGCTATAACTAACAGCAGTAATACTAATAACAACCTCAAGCCAACCTTTACACACTACCGTCCCTTTAAAATAGTTGATGTATATTTAGTGTTACCCTTTTGTTaatggaaaaaaataaaataaaatgcatgGTTGTTGTTATATGTCTAGGAATATAAACTTTGTAAATCAATTTTcagagagagaaaaatataaGGGATTACAACTTATTATAGggataaaaaaaaagaacaccATCAAACACAACTCCATACACATTCAAAGCGCACACACACAGATATAAAgctgtattattttattataattcttCATAAATCATAATTCATGTGGACGTTTATTGGTAATATGTAGTCTCCTTTGGCATACTACTATAGATaagttataaatatatatgcaTGCGCATATATATTAGGAGATTACTACGTCCAagactatatatatatgcaGAAGACAACACATCatgatataatattaattaattactagaATTAAGctaaaacatataggaaaagataaaaattcagATGCAGTTAAATTCACGTGAAGTCGATGAGAACTGTTAAATGATTTGAGTAATTTAACTCAATTTTCATTTAACGACGgtcaactatcaactttacgtAAAGTTGGCTGTACATGAATTTTCACCataatataaatacatatgcATACATTCAGCATGCacattattaatattatatccATGTTTTGCTCAATTtctcataattaattaattagtttaggCATTGGAATAATCCCTAGAGAGGGGCATTGCCGCAGACGCTGAGTGTGTTGTCTACAACGGCTGTAAGTAAAGTTAGGTTGAGTGCAACAAATGGTTGAATGTCGATGAGAAGGCAAAGAGCTGCCTCCCTTTCGCCAACAGAGCGGACGAGGTTGCGGACGCCGTTGCAGCAGCCGTCGCTGATTGGGGAGGCCTCACCAAGCACTGTAGTGGTGTTCATCAATAGCTGG
This window contains:
- the LOC130974548 gene encoding 14 kDa proline-rich protein DC2.15-like, yielding MGSKKAAMASTAALLLSLNLLFSTMVTSQQEPPPPMATPPPPPPSTCTIDTTNLVGCVTQLLMNTTTVLGEASPISDGCCNGVRNLVRSVGEREAALCLLIDIQPFVALNLTLLTAVVDNTLSVCGNAPL